The following coding sequences are from one Melanotaenia boesemani isolate fMelBoe1 chromosome 17, fMelBoe1.pri, whole genome shotgun sequence window:
- the LOC121657140 gene encoding uncharacterized protein LOC121657140, which translates to MKHGILERIAEEIYRFDAYPNEERCHSVALALITKHPCLREPGSPDGCSGWKNSLMYKMGNYRTKLRKAGCAEVAINAGIRRTPQVGAKGLKRPKRFEVNYLPNLPEGQNKDGLEAERKLLVEEMRKQNPSGTIIAAKMDQTFPLRRREIVEAEPPVKILKARWPALFSERQVYAEFNRIATTHLESDFFDSLDRFTPLFLTIFKSKKGSVGDKLAEIVQQIDSARPDVTALRTLVVRGLPILLGDDPSDFYNTAFVSNCSEAWAKVTVGLVTIINEDAPVSSDPLHLNPLSTGIILEGGTVMENLPNLPQALCLLFGLSYALHLEYPRAMRNTLIFIQRVMLRLGENKLPPRLQTLKNLLLS; encoded by the exons ATGAAGCATGGTATTTTGGAGAGAATCGCTGAAGAGATCTACAGATTTGATGCCTATCCAAATGAAGAACGATGCCATTCTGTGGCATTAGCACTCATAACAAAACATCCCTGTCTGAGGGAACCAGGCTCACCAGATGGGTGTTCTGGCTGGAAGAACAGCTTGATGTACAAAATGGGGAACTATCGCACTAAACTGAGGAAAGCAGGATGTGCAGAAGTTGCAATAAATGCAGGGATAAGACGTACACCACAAGTGGGAGCAAAAGGCCTCAAAAGACCAAAGAGATTTGAGGTGAATTACTTACCTAACCTACCAGAAGGGCAGAATAAAGATGGACTAGAGGCTGAAAGAAAGCTTCTAGTTgaagaaatgagaaaacagaATCCCAGTGGAACCATTATTGCTGCAAAGATGGACCAGACCTTCCCCCTGCGGAGACGGGAGATTGTGGAGGCTGAACCTCCAGTGAAAATCCTGAAGGCGAGGTGGCCTGCCCTTTTTTCAGAAAGACAA GTATATGCAGAGTTCAACAGGATTGCCACCACACACCTAGAGAGTGACTTCTTTGATTCATTAGACCGCTTCACACCACTGTTTCTCACCATCTTCAAGTCCAAGAAAGGAAGTGTTGGAGATAAATTAGCTGAAATTGTGCAGCAGATCGATTCAGCG AGGCCAGATGTGACAGCACTTCGTACCCTTGTTGTCAGAGGCCTCCCAATTCTACTTGGTGATGATCCAAGTGACTTCTACAACACTGCTTTT GTCTCAAACTGCAGTGAGGCCTGGGCAAAGGTGACTGTTGGCTTGGTGACCATCATCAATGAAGATGCACCTGTGTCTTCAGATCCTCTCCATCTAAACCCACTGTCAACTGGCATCATTCTGGAAGGAGGTACTGTGATGGAAAATCTCCCAAATCTACCACAGGCACTCTGCCTATTATTTGGCCTGTCCTATGCTCTCCACCTTGAATACCCAAGAGCCATGCGAAACACACTGATCTTCATCCAGAGAGTGATGCTTAGGTTGGGAGAGAACAAACTCCCCCCAAGACTTCAAACTCTAAAAAACCTCCTGCTGAGTTAG
- the sdc2 gene encoding syndecan-2 produces MRSAWILLAIALSVFVCGDTIEAARTSSQSDDLYLEDVGSGGYYPEDDDDFSSGSGSGGGEEVVKEMVTDSRTNVEPNAVKPTQDSTEAFTQKMDTATVREDRNTKRPIRTEAPVPVTEDLQRIQIISTTGPPSSPQQPIEVRTENLLQRTEVLAAVIAGCVIGFLFAIFFILLLVYRMRKKDEGSYDLGERKPSSAAYQKAPTKEFYA; encoded by the exons ATAGAAGCAGCCAGGACTTCCTCTCAGTCTGATGACCTGTACCTAGAAGATGTCGGGTCAGGAGGTTACTAccctgaagatgatgatgattttagcTCAGGCTCAGGCTCAG GTGGAGGTGAGGAGGTGGTGAAGGAGATGGTGACTGACAGTCGAACTAATGTCGAGCCCAATGCAGTTAAGCCCACCCAGGACTCCACCGAAGCCTTCACCCAGAAGATGGACACAGCCACAGTCAGAGAGGACAGAAACACCAAGAGGCCCATCAGAACTGAG GCACCAGTTCCAGTCACAGAGGACCTGCAGAGGATCCAGATCATCAGTACAACCGGTCCCCCCAGTTCTCCTCAGCAGCCTATCGAGGTCCGCACGGAAAACCTCCTCCAGAGGACGGAGGTGTTGGCAG CTGTTATTGCAGGTTGTGTGATCGGCTTCCTGTTTGccatcttcttcatcctcctgctGGTCTACCGCATGAGGAAGAAGGACGAAGGCAGCTACGATCTGGGAGAGAGGAAACCCTCCAGCGCCGCCTATCAGAAGGCCCCGACCAAGGAGTTTTATGCATAA
- the LOC121657087 gene encoding uncharacterized protein LOC121657087: MTSMLSTEMLEPSNVIREAIVSALPSIPVESLGRMMEKLIQQGVEKEDDLQFVREQDIEEFIKPIQCRKLLAAWKRKEPLSISALPTQMSSCIPLDQSSSLSSSSLSSPPTSPLPAVKNWPETFKVNWEKMTSSLNMCLQNGKRPTPADRRQMIRVLVDDMRKIEVNPSRAQCLIIVRDIVRQYPQSFMDTMDDGRTGYESLLCQIKTRIEHLNRNNTLARRRASKATDGAKPQQRPADTYGCTQWQPELPPEETEASLEDDRQKLMELFSREGSLGMERAEVLKLIEKTYYLQRQMINANPPPALEHVRQQWPYLFFPRSMCTHFEVLTDVPIVRKIEAFLEEHGRNIMEFFKQNPTNDDVKDVLFRTECSVTASNILQVLMAHFKEPLDALIIQTDEPATPAIVQMTATLPDTPRLIVAGQMVQANQRWMLSIEKEVLCEGTSFVLGLAVVFSSYYNFNLQYQHEASCTLEFIQRSCIDINPERGTKASHEMVKSKKSGKMVQKKSTSVNPHVSTLIKRISDFKWDFV, encoded by the exons ATGACCTCCATGCTGTCCACAGA GATGCTGGAGCCTAGTAATGTGATTAGGGAGGCCATTGTTTCTGCACTTCCCAGTATCCCTGTCGAATCACTAGGTCGTATGATGGAGAAGTTGATTCAGCAAGGAGTGGAAAAAGAGGACGACCTGCAGTTTGTGAGAGAGCAAGACATTGAAGAGTTCATAAAGCCAATTCAGTGCAGAAAACTTCTGGCCGCCTGGAAACGTAAAG AGCCCCTGTCCATTTCTGCCCTACCAACGCAGATGTCCTCATGCATCCCACTGGACCAGAGCTCCTCACTCTCAAGCAGTTCCTTGTCCTCTCCTCCAACATCACCCTTGCCTGCTGTGAAAAACTGGCCTGAAACTTTTAAAGTGAACTGGGAAAAAATGACTTCCAGTCTTAACATGTGCCTCCAGAATGGAAAAAGGCCTACACCAGCAGATAGGAGACAGATGATACGTGTACTGGTTGATGACATGCGGAAAATTGAGGTGAATCCAAGCAGAGCCCAGTGTCTTATCATTGTAAGAGACATAGTGCGACAGTATCCCCAGTCATTTATGGATACAATGGATGATGGCAGGACAGGTTATGAATCTCTTCTGTGTCAAATAAAGACACGCATTGAACacttaaacagaaacaacacactTGCTCGTCGCAGAGCATCAAAGGCTACAGATGGAGCTAAACCCCAACAAAGACCTGCAGACACATACGGTTGCACACAATGGCAGCCTGAACTTCCACCTGAAGAGACAGAGGCATCTCTAGAAGATGATAGACAGAAGTTGATGGAGCTCTTTTCTCGAGAAGGTTCTTTAGGAATGGAAAGAGCAGAAGTGTTAAAACTTATAGAAAAGACATATTACTTGCAGCGCCAAATGATAAATGCAAATCCTCCGCCAGCCTTGGAACATGTGAGGCAACAATGGCCATATTTGTTCTTCCCAAGGAGCATGTGCACTCATTTTGAAGTGCTGACCGATGTTCCAATTGTCCGAAAGATTGAGGCTTTTCTTGAAGAGCATGGCAGAAACATCATGGAGTTCTTCAAACAAAATCCAACAAATGATGACGTAAAAGATGTTCTTTTCAGGACTGAATGTAGTGTGACTGCTTCAAACATCCTTCAGGTTTTAATGGCACACTTCAAGGAGCCACTGGATGCCCTCATCATCCAAACTGAT GAGCCTGCCACACCTGCAATTGTGCAGATGACAGCCACGCTGCCTGACACACCACGTTTGATTGTGGCTG GTCAAATGGTACAGGCAAACCAACGATGGATGCTGAGCATAGAGAAAGAGGTGCTATGTGAAGGGACGTCCTTTGTTCTTGGCCTTGCAGTGGTCTTCTCCTCCTATTACAACTTTAACCTGCAGTACCAACATGAGGCATCGTGCACATTGGAGTTCATTCAGAG AAGCTGCATTGACATTAACCCGGAGAGGGGCACAAAAGCAAGCCATGAGATGGTGAAAAGCAAGAAGAGCGGGAAGATGGTCCAGAAGAAGTCAACATCTGTGAATCCGCATGTCAGCACACTCATCAAGAGGATCAGTGACTTCAAGTGGGACTTTGTCTGa